Proteins found in one Limnothrix sp. FACHB-406 genomic segment:
- a CDS encoding DUF554 domain-containing protein: MAPFNPLSGTIINIATILVGSGLGLLLRNYWSANMLQIVTQGVALIVILVGLQMAQSLSRLQGIAIDGIVLGLVALVVGGLVGEALAIERRLQQWGDWLKSKVKGDGQFTEGFVAASLLFCVGPMALVGCLNNGLTGDDRILILKASMDGLAAIALAGSSGLGVAFSVLPLGIYQGALSLAAGLLTQFVPNPATDPQVLALTGVGGLAIVAIGLNLLAVTQIRVGSFLPALAIAPAMYALLRAIG, translated from the coding sequence ATGGCCCCCTTTAATCCCCTCAGCGGAACCATCATCAACATTGCCACCATCTTGGTTGGCAGCGGCCTGGGTTTGCTACTGCGCAACTACTGGTCTGCCAACATGCTGCAAATCGTCACCCAAGGCGTGGCGCTGATTGTGATTTTGGTGGGGTTGCAAATGGCCCAAAGCCTGAGCCGGCTTCAGGGCATTGCGATCGATGGGATTGTGTTGGGGCTGGTGGCGCTGGTGGTGGGCGGCCTGGTGGGAGAAGCCTTGGCGATCGAACGCCGCTTGCAACAGTGGGGCGACTGGCTCAAGAGCAAAGTCAAGGGCGACGGTCAATTCACCGAAGGCTTTGTGGCCGCCAGTTTGTTGTTCTGCGTGGGGCCCATGGCCCTGGTGGGCTGTCTGAACAACGGTCTCACGGGCGACGATCGAATCTTGATTCTCAAGGCCTCCATGGACGGCCTGGCGGCGATCGCCCTGGCCGGTAGCTCCGGGTTGGGGGTGGCCTTTTCAGTGTTGCCCCTGGGGATCTATCAAGGGGCCCTGTCCCTGGCGGCGGGCTTGCTGACCCAATTTGTGCCCAACCCAGCCACCGATCCCCAGGTGTTGGCCCTCACTGGTGTGGGCGGCTTGGCCATTGTGGCGATCGGGTTGAACCTGTTGGCGGTGACTCAAATTCGGGTTGGTTCGTTTTTGCCAGCCCTGGCGATCGCTCCGGCTATGTATGCTCTGCTCCGGGCGATCGGCTAA